From Scleropages formosus chromosome 9, fSclFor1.1, whole genome shotgun sequence, one genomic window encodes:
- the LOC108932650 gene encoding E3 ubiquitin/ISG15 ligase TRIM25-like, whose translation MAQVGELVNHDRLCCFICQDIFKDPVTIPCGHNYCKSCIKGYWNQEDNGDEYSCPKCRMTFFPKPILCQNTMVAELVEKLKKTGLQTTPPEHCYAGPGDVECDVCTGRKNKAVKSCLVCMVSYCETHLQPHYDSPTFKNHKLTDDTGKLKNKMCPHHDKVLEVYCRTDQRCICLLCVMDGHRQHETVSAGVARTEKENYLVEKQKEFQQGIHRREKELHELIQAVDSLTNFAQAAVEDTDRIFTEMIRSIEKRRSEVKHLIKAQEEAALIRSERLLKHLEEEIDELKKGVSKLEGLFQTEDHIDFLQSSQSVCVPSASAEFPSVTISPNCSFGILETPISNLKDQLEKILKEETFKISEIVKEIHVIEPRIREDFLQHVCKLTLDPNSVHNQLCLSEENTVVMLAENAQPYPDHPERFDSWQAVLCREGLSGCSYWEVEGTGRNGSHIAMSYKGIGRKGKDLNSLFGCNDKSWRLYCSPTSYSFCHNNEETPVSGPSSSTIGVYLDHRAGTLSFYSVSDTMTLLHRVQTTFTEPLYPGFYVNVGCTVKLCSLC comes from the exons ATGGCACAAGTTGGAGAGCTCGTGAATCATGACCGCCTTTGCTGTTTTATCTGCCAGGACATATTTAAGGACCCTGTGACTATTCCTTGTGGACACAACTACTGTAAGAGTTGCATTAAGGGTTATTGGAATCAGGAAGATAATGGTGATGAGTACAGCTGCCCCAAGTGCAGAATGACTTTCTTCCCAAAACCAATTCTGTGCCAAAACACTATGGTAGCTGAACTGGTAGAGAAACTGAAGAAGACGGGACTCCAGACTACTCCTCCTGAACACTGTTACGCTGGACCTGGAGATGTGGAGTGTGATGTGTGTACTGGGAGGAAGAACAAGGCTGTCAAATCCTGTCTGGTGTGTATGGTCTCTTACTGTGAAACTCACCTCCAGCCTCACTATGACTCTCCAACTTTTAAAAACCACAAGCTGACGGATGATACTGGGAAGCTGAAGAACAAGATGTGTCCCCATCACGACAAAGTTCTGGAGGTCTACTGCCGTACTGATCAGCGGTGcatctgtctgctgtgtgttaTGGATGGACACAGACAACATGAAACAGTCTCAGCTGGTGTGGCAAGGACTGAGAAAGAG AATTATCTGGTGGAGAAACAAAAGGAGTTCCAGCAGGGGATCCACCGGAGAGAGAAGGAGCTGCATGAGCTGATTCAGGCTGTGGATTCACTCACA AACTTTGCTCAAGCAGCAGTGGAGGACACTGATAGGATCTTCACTGAGATGATCCGCTCCATTGAGAAAAGACGCTCTGAGGTCAAACATCTCATCAAAGCTCAGGAGGAGGCTGCACTGATTCGGAGTGAAAGGCTCCTGAAGCACTTGGAAGAGGAGATTGATGAGCTTAAGAAGGGAGTTTCTAAACTGGAAGGACTTTTCCAAACAGAGGATCACATTGATTTCCTCCAG AGTTCCCAGTCTGTCTGTGTCCCTTCTGCATCTGCAGAATTTCCCAGCGTCACTATCAGTCCAAACTGTTCATTTGGGATCCTGGAGACACCGATCTCCAATCTAAAAGATCAACTTGAGAAGATCCTCAAAGAAGAAACGTTCAAGATATCTGAAATAG ttAAAGAAATTCATGTTATAGAACCCAGGATCAGAGAGGACTTTTTACAGC ATGTCTGTAAGCTCACTctggatcccaactcagtccaTAACCAGCTCTGCCTGTCTGAGGAGAACACTGTGGTGATGCTGGCAGAAAATGCCCAACCATATCCTGACCATCCAGAGAGATTTGACTCCTGGCAGGCAGTTCTGTGTAGAGAGGGTCTGTCTGGGTGCTCTTACTGGGAGGTTGAGGGGACTGGGAGAAATGGGAGTCACATAGCAATGTCATATAAAGGGATCGGTAGGAAAGGAAAGGATCTGAACTCCCTTTTTGGATGTAATGACAAGTCCTGGCGGTTGTATTGTTCTCCCACCAGTTACTCTTTTTGTCACAACAATGAGGAGACTCCAGTATCTGGTCCCAGTTCCTCCACAATAGGAGTTTACCTGGATCACAGGGCAGgaactctgtccttctacagtgtcTCTGACACAATGACCCTCCTTCACAGAGTCCAGACCACATTCACTGAACCCCTCTATCCTGGGTTTTATGTGAATGTTGGATGTACTGTAAAACTGTGCTCTCTGTGCTGA